The window ACGGTTGATCTCATCACGTCCCTGGAACTTCTCCGGCGATGCCATCAGCACCGCGATGAATTTCAACAGTTCATCGAGTTGCAGGCCCCGCTTGACAACCATACCGTGGATCTTCTTCGCTTCAAAAAGGTCGGTGAATTTCCTCGCGCACACGCTCAGCCGATAGAGCGGAATATTCTCATACAGCAGCATTCCCTCTCTCGCGCTGACGGTAAAAGACTCACTCCCGGTGAGAATCTCCCCCATTGTCGAGTAGGCCCGTTCCGCATACTCTCTCACTGCCGGGTGATCGTCCGCGTAAAGGGCCACCTGGCTGCCTGCGGTCACAATCTGTTTGACGATGAGTTCGATCCTGTCGAGGGCAGCCAGGCGCTCTGCCGGTAATTTGTCTTTCAGTGTGTCCCGATCGTGCATCAACACCTTCCCCCGAAGAACCGCCGCAGGAGCGAAACGCCCTGAGGCGAATCCTCCCTGAGCGCGTCCTGCGCGCGCGGCCCGCCGATGCTCTCCAGGGCAAAACGCGCGGAGGCGCGGAGCAGGTAGAGAGAGCGCGCGCTCCTACGCCCATGCGTCTCCCTCAGCAGTTTCGCGAGCATGGGAACCGCCCGCTCACCGCCCGATTTTGCGAGCGCACGGCAGGCGAGCACCTTATCCTCAACGTCCCACTGCTTGCTCGAGTCTTCCACAATCTCCAGGAGCCTGTCTACTGCCGCCTCACCGCCAAGGTGCGCGAGAACCGGTATCGCGGTATGCCTCACCTCTCGGTCGCGGTCACCCGCCAACACACGCACCAGCGGCACCGCCCGCCTGACTCCTCCCTTCCCCAGGAGTGTGACCGCTTTGAGCCTGACCCCTGGCTCGGGATGGCCGCAGAGATCCATGAGGATCGGGGCGGATAGCTCGGCCGGGAGCGCGCTCAAAATATCCACCCCGCGGGCGAGGAGATCGGGCCGGCCACCGGCTATCTGAAGGCGCACGAGCTCCGCCACGCCATGAGATTCACGCCGCCCTGCGTCAATGAGCGCATCGTGGATTCTCCCATCCCTATTGCTCACAAGCTGTTCCCACACCCGACCGGCATCGCCGGGCGCCAGGGACTTCACGACACCGGCGATGAGGAGCCCCCGATCGTCGAGCGGTAGGGGGGCCAAGAGAATTGAATGCAGTGCGCCATCACCGCAAAGGCTTTTGACCTCCCCGCGAGCGGCGTCGGCGAGTGCTCTGTCCGCTGATGCAGCGGGGGTGAACAATGCGGAGAATAGGCCGCATGCCTCCCCAATGGAATCATTCTTCACAAGATCCCTGATGCGCGCGGCTGCCGTGCGGATGAGCTTTGGCGTAACGGTCCCCCCCCCCAGGAGTTCGGAGAGCACGAGAATCTCCTCCCTGCGGTCATCGCCTTTATTCAGATAGGCTTTGAGCCCGCCCGGGGGCAGGCTGATCTTTTCAAGCTTCTCAACGACCTGGGGCATTCCGGTGAACTGAACCCCCTTGCGAACGGGCGAGGGAGCTCTCGCGGGCGCAGAGAGTTCGGTGACCTCCTTTGTCAATTTCTCGAGCGTAACGCGGTCAATACCCCGCTCAATCGCCGCAGGCTTCAGGTGTGAGAAGATCCTTTTGAGCGCCTCATCTGACGGGGCGAGACGCCTGAGCAGCGTGCTCACTCTTCGTGGTTCTCGCTCGTCGCGCTGGTGCATGTCGAGGATGAAGTTGGCGACATGGTTGGGTGTGCAGGCAAATACCTCCTCGCTGAGCATCGGCGGCAACTGTCCGGCCGTTTTGAATTGAGCGCAGAGCACCTCCAGACGGGTAGGCTCATCCATCGCCATCAACGCGCTGGAAAAGGAGTCGCTCAGAAAGATCGGCGAGCATCTCCCTCCCTTCCTCAGCTCGGTAGCGAGGATCTCGAATATATCCGACATCCCCTCGGCCTGGACCACCGCCTCAGGCTCAGGGGCGCCCGGCTCGGCATCCGTCATTTCCCTGATGAGCTCGCCGACGAACGTGGGGTGCTGGACAACTTCCGAGAGGAGTCCCCGCTCTTCCTCCCCCAGCTCAAACCCGCCACGCGCGAGGGTGATTATATTGCTCAACTGCCGCCTGATGAAATGAAGATCCTCGATGCCGAGTTTCCCCTCGTCAAGCACGATCTCTCCGGTCTGTCCGACCCGCTTGAGGTAGATGTTTTCGACGACAGAGATACTTTTCGCCCCGCCCTCTCTCAAGAACGCCACAGGCCCCCCCTTGATCAGGAGCGCCCTGCTCTCCGACGAGAGCATTTCCAAGAGCAGATAGATCTCCCTGTCATCGATCACCCGCTGGAGGGAGATCCGCCTGATGATGAGTCGGCGCAGATTTTCGATAAGCTCCCTCACGAATGGGGACTCCGCCCCGAGCAGGCTATCCCCGAAGAACAGCTTGTTCCCCGCGATCGTGATCTCGATAATGCCCCTGTCCTTGAAGAGCAGCGCGGCGGCGGCGCGCCAGTGTGCCAGGTTCTCGGCACACATGGCGTTGTCCCGCCCATAGAGGACGAATGCCCTCCTGAGCGAGACAGTCCTGTGGATGAAGTCCGTCATGCTGCCGTAGAGCTTCTCATCGATGGGATGCTGTTGCTGGGATTCACTCATAGGGCGTCACAAAACCAGAGTCCTCATACGGCAGCGGGGCCACGGGTGCATTCGGCGTCCATCTCCGGGTCGATCCCCCGCGCAGGCTGATTAAAGAATTCGCCGCGGATCAGCGCGCCTACCTGCCGGCAGGCAGGGATACGCGCGGATAAATCGCTAAAGAATCGGCGTTAATCCGAACAATCCGCGGTTGCATTTGTTTAACCACTGAAGACATTGAATGAAACAGTATTTCAGTGTAAAACAATTGCCTCGCCTTCTCCGTGCGCTCCTTCTTTTCTCCGTGTCCCTGCCTGCCGGTGGGCAGGCTCTGTGGTAAAACATTGAAGACGCCGAGTAACTACTCAGGCAGTCAGAAGCCAGGAGCCAGAATCCAGAATGGATCGCGCATAAGCTTCCAGGAGCTTACTGACCTCTTCGAATAACTGCATTAACTCGGAGACATCGCCGTATCCCAAGTCCTCAAATGTCGCCGCCGGCGTTCTCATTCCAACTCCTGACTCCTGAATTCTGGCTCCTGAGCAGTTACGACGCCGAAAACACCCCCCGGGACCGACGCCTTAAGCTTGCGTTCACTTCGGCTTTTCCAGCTTGTATACTATCTCTCCCTCACGCGCCCAGCCAAAGTTGTCGCGCGCGTACTTCTCAAGGTATGCGGGATCGTTCTGATCGAGGAGTTGCCGCTCGCGCTGGAGCTTCTGATGCAATTCCTGCTCAGCGTCGAGTTCATTCCTCAGTTCCGCCACGCGCCCGCGGAAGACATTTTTTTTGGCGAGGAGGGGCATGAGGAAAAAATGGAAG of the Candidatus Auribacterota bacterium genome contains:
- a CDS encoding septum formation initiator family protein; protein product: MKERGEGFSRAPFYVAALVLILGLFFHFFLMPLLAKKNVFRGRVAELRNELDAEQELHQKLQRERQLLDQNDPAYLEKYARDNFGWAREGEIVYKLEKPK
- a CDS encoding HEAT repeat domain-containing protein; this encodes MSESQQQHPIDEKLYGSMTDFIHRTVSLRRAFVLYGRDNAMCAENLAHWRAAAALLFKDRGIIEITIAGNKLFFGDSLLGAESPFVRELIENLRRLIIRRISLQRVIDDREIYLLLEMLSSESRALLIKGGPVAFLREGGAKSISVVENIYLKRVGQTGEIVLDEGKLGIEDLHFIRRQLSNIITLARGGFELGEEERGLLSEVVQHPTFVGELIREMTDAEPGAPEPEAVVQAEGMSDIFEILATELRKGGRCSPIFLSDSFSSALMAMDEPTRLEVLCAQFKTAGQLPPMLSEEVFACTPNHVANFILDMHQRDEREPRRVSTLLRRLAPSDEALKRIFSHLKPAAIERGIDRVTLEKLTKEVTELSAPARAPSPVRKGVQFTGMPQVVEKLEKISLPPGGLKAYLNKGDDRREEILVLSELLGGGTVTPKLIRTAAARIRDLVKNDSIGEACGLFSALFTPAASADRALADAARGEVKSLCGDGALHSILLAPLPLDDRGLLIAGVVKSLAPGDAGRVWEQLVSNRDGRIHDALIDAGRRESHGVAELVRLQIAGGRPDLLARGVDILSALPAELSAPILMDLCGHPEPGVRLKAVTLLGKGGVRRAVPLVRVLAGDRDREVRHTAIPVLAHLGGEAAVDRLLEIVEDSSKQWDVEDKVLACRALAKSGGERAVPMLAKLLRETHGRRSARSLYLLRASARFALESIGGPRAQDALREDSPQGVSLLRRFFGGRC